A single region of the Brassica rapa cultivar Chiifu-401-42 chromosome A03, CAAS_Brap_v3.01, whole genome shotgun sequence genome encodes:
- the LOC103857519 gene encoding apoptosis inhibitor 5-like protein API5 isoform X1: protein MSEHQSEEVQQIEKLYEFSERLNASKDKSQNVEDYEGIIKMAKTSMKAKQLASQLIPRYFKFFPTLSTEAFDAHMDCIDEENIGVRVQAIRGLPLFCKDSPDIISKIVDVLVQLLNTEETMERDAVHKALMSLIRQDPKASLTALFTHAGVTPTTDDQIREKVLNFIRDKVFPLKGELLKPQEEMERRITDLIKQSLEDVTGGEFKMFMDFLTSLSIFGAKAPQERMQELVEIIEGQADLDAQFDVSDTDHIDRLISCLQLALPFFARGAPTSRFLNYLNKHIIPVFDKLPEERKLDLLKALADISPYTTAQEARQMLPSIVQLLKKYMPARKTGEEMNFTYVECLLYAFHHLAHKVPNATNSLCGYKVVTGQPSDRLGEDFSELNKDFTERLTTVEDLTKTTMKKLTQGMTEHNKAMSAAKTDEEKASVKTKKQNTTTGLRTCNNILAMTKPLHAKVPSFIGDTNINLSWKEATKPLPSAATTTIGGKRPANSNTGSGNNVSAKRGRGSGGMSNQLVNKAFQGISSHGVGRGGNRRRGGGRGRGQGRGHW from the exons ATGTCAGAGCACCAGTCCGAAGAAGTCCAGCAGATCGAGAAGCTCTACGAGTTCAGCGAGCGGCTCAACGCCTCCAAGGACAAGTCCCAG AATGTTGAGGACTATGAGGGGATTATCAAGATGGCGAAGACGAGTATGAAGGCCAAGCAGCTTGCGTCGCAGCTGATTCCTCGCTACTTCAAGTTCTTCCCTACTCTCTCCACTGAGGCTTTTGATGCTCATATGGACTGTATCGATGAGGAGAATATTGGG GTACGGGTTCAAGCCATCCGCGGGCTCCCACTGTTCTGCAAGGATTCACCAGATATTATATCTAAGATTGTTGATGTTCTTGTGCAACTTCTAAATACTG AGGAAACTATGGAGCGTGATGCTGTGCATAAGGCTCTGATGTCACTGATACGACAGGACCCAAAAG CATCTTTGACTGCATTGTTTACGCATGCTGGAGTTACTCCAACTACGGACGATCAGATTCGTGAAAAGGTCTTGAATTTCATCAGAGATAAG GTGTTTCCTCTTAAAGGGGAACTTTTAAAGCCTCAAGAGGAAATGGAGAGACGTATAACAGATTTGATTAAACAG AGCCTGGAAGATGTAACTGGAGGAGagtttaaaatgtttatggATTTCCTGACAAGTTTGAGTATATTTGGAGCGAAAGCTCCTCAAGAAAGAATGCAAGAACTTGTGGAAATTATCGAAGGACAGGCCGATTTGGATGCTCAGTTTGAT GTTTCAGATACAGACCATATCGACAGGTTGATATCATGCCTCCAACTGGCTCTTCCCTTTTTTGCG AGAGGTGCTCCAACCAGCAGGTTTCTCAACTATTTGAACAAACATATCATACCTGTTTTTGACAAG cTCCCAGAAGAGAGGAAGCTTGATTTGCTCAAAGCTCTTGCTGATATTTCCCCATACACAACCGCCCAGGAGGCAAGGCAAATGCTTCCTTCAATAGTTCAGCTTCTAAAG AAATACATGCCTGCCAGGAAGACTGGAGAGGAAATGAACTTCACGTACGTGGAGTGTTTGTTGTACGCGTTCCATCACCTGGCGCACAAG GTTCCAAATGCAACAAACAGCTTGTGTGGGTATAAGGTTGTGACCGGCCAGCCATCAGACAGACTTGGGGAAGACTTCTCGGAATTGAACAAGGACTTCACTGAAAG GTTGACTACCGTTGAAGATCTAACTAAGACAACGATGAAGAAATTAACTCAGGGAATGACTGAGCACAACAAAGCCATGTCGGCTGCTAAGACAGATGAAGAGAAAGCAAGCGTT aaaacaaagaagcagaatACTACAACTGGACTTAGGACCTGTAATAACATATTGGCAATGACAAAG CCACTGCATGCAAAAGTGCCTTCGTTTATCGGAGATACTAATATCAACCTTTCGTGGAAAGAAGCCACAAAGCCGTTACCATctgcagcaacaacaacaatcgg AGGAAAACGGCCTGCTAATAGCAACACTGGAAGTGGTAACAATGTCTCTGCAAAGAGGGGACGTGGTTCGGGTGGTATGTCAAACCAGCTTGTGAACAAGGCTTTTCAGGGAATATCATCTCACGGTGTTGGTAGAGGCGGAAACCGAAGACGCGGAGGTGGTCGCGGGAGAGGACAAGGAAGAGGTCACTGGTAA
- the LOC103857519 gene encoding apoptosis inhibitor 5-like protein API5 isoform X2: MALVKFHINQNDSVLAQHKGSSFTRLVFSKANNESRQKLSRSSSERPRPPPPSASASSAMSEHQSEEVQQIEKLYEFSERLNASKDKSQNVEDYEGIIKMAKTSMKAKQLASQLIPRYFKFFPTLSTEAFDAHMDCIDEENIGVRVQAIRGLPLFCKDSPDIISKIVDVLVQLLNTEETMERDAVHKALMSLIRQDPKASLTALFTHAGVTPTTDDQIREKVLNFIRDKVFPLKGELLKPQEEMERRITDLIKQSLEDVTGGEFKMFMDFLTSLSIFGAKAPQERMQELVEIIEGQADLDAQFDVSDTDHIDRLISCLQLALPFFARGAPTSRFLNYLNKHIIPVFDKLPEERKLDLLKALADISPYTTAQEARQMLPSIVQLLKKYMPARKTGEEMNFTYVECLLYAFHHLAHKVPNATNSLCGYKVVTGQPSDRLGEDFSELNKDFTERLTTVEDLTKTTMKKLTQGMTEHNKAMSAAKTDEEKASVKTKKQNTTTGLRTCNNILAMTKPLHAKVPSFIGDTNINLSWKEATKPLPSAATTTIGGKRPANSNTGSGNNVSAKRGRGSGGMSNQLVNKAFQGISSHGVGRGGNRRRGGGRGRGQGRGHW, encoded by the exons ATGGCGTTAGTCAAGTTTCACATAAATCAAAACGACAGCGTATTAGCTCAACATAAGGGCTCTTCCTTTACTCGGCTCGTCTTCTCCAAAGCTAATAACGAAAGTCGTCAGAAACTCTCGCGAAGCTCTTCCGAAAGACCAAGACCACCACCAC cttcagcttcagctTCCTCCGCGATGTCAGAGCACCAGTCCGAAGAAGTCCAGCAGATCGAGAAGCTCTACGAGTTCAGCGAGCGGCTCAACGCCTCCAAGGACAAGTCCCAG AATGTTGAGGACTATGAGGGGATTATCAAGATGGCGAAGACGAGTATGAAGGCCAAGCAGCTTGCGTCGCAGCTGATTCCTCGCTACTTCAAGTTCTTCCCTACTCTCTCCACTGAGGCTTTTGATGCTCATATGGACTGTATCGATGAGGAGAATATTGGG GTACGGGTTCAAGCCATCCGCGGGCTCCCACTGTTCTGCAAGGATTCACCAGATATTATATCTAAGATTGTTGATGTTCTTGTGCAACTTCTAAATACTG AGGAAACTATGGAGCGTGATGCTGTGCATAAGGCTCTGATGTCACTGATACGACAGGACCCAAAAG CATCTTTGACTGCATTGTTTACGCATGCTGGAGTTACTCCAACTACGGACGATCAGATTCGTGAAAAGGTCTTGAATTTCATCAGAGATAAG GTGTTTCCTCTTAAAGGGGAACTTTTAAAGCCTCAAGAGGAAATGGAGAGACGTATAACAGATTTGATTAAACAG AGCCTGGAAGATGTAACTGGAGGAGagtttaaaatgtttatggATTTCCTGACAAGTTTGAGTATATTTGGAGCGAAAGCTCCTCAAGAAAGAATGCAAGAACTTGTGGAAATTATCGAAGGACAGGCCGATTTGGATGCTCAGTTTGAT GTTTCAGATACAGACCATATCGACAGGTTGATATCATGCCTCCAACTGGCTCTTCCCTTTTTTGCG AGAGGTGCTCCAACCAGCAGGTTTCTCAACTATTTGAACAAACATATCATACCTGTTTTTGACAAG cTCCCAGAAGAGAGGAAGCTTGATTTGCTCAAAGCTCTTGCTGATATTTCCCCATACACAACCGCCCAGGAGGCAAGGCAAATGCTTCCTTCAATAGTTCAGCTTCTAAAG AAATACATGCCTGCCAGGAAGACTGGAGAGGAAATGAACTTCACGTACGTGGAGTGTTTGTTGTACGCGTTCCATCACCTGGCGCACAAG GTTCCAAATGCAACAAACAGCTTGTGTGGGTATAAGGTTGTGACCGGCCAGCCATCAGACAGACTTGGGGAAGACTTCTCGGAATTGAACAAGGACTTCACTGAAAG GTTGACTACCGTTGAAGATCTAACTAAGACAACGATGAAGAAATTAACTCAGGGAATGACTGAGCACAACAAAGCCATGTCGGCTGCTAAGACAGATGAAGAGAAAGCAAGCGTT aaaacaaagaagcagaatACTACAACTGGACTTAGGACCTGTAATAACATATTGGCAATGACAAAG CCACTGCATGCAAAAGTGCCTTCGTTTATCGGAGATACTAATATCAACCTTTCGTGGAAAGAAGCCACAAAGCCGTTACCATctgcagcaacaacaacaatcgg AGGAAAACGGCCTGCTAATAGCAACACTGGAAGTGGTAACAATGTCTCTGCAAAGAGGGGACGTGGTTCGGGTGGTATGTCAAACCAGCTTGTGAACAAGGCTTTTCAGGGAATATCATCTCACGGTGTTGGTAGAGGCGGAAACCGAAGACGCGGAGGTGGTCGCGGGAGAGGACAAGGAAGAGGTCACTGGTAA